DNA from Halobaculum sp. XH14:
TGGCGCGCACCTGTTCGGGGTCGCGGACGTCCGTCGGCCGGACGTGGACGTCGGCGTCGAACTCCGCGCGCAGTTCGGACGCGAGCGTCGAGAGCCGGGACTCGCGCCGCGCCGTGATCGTGAGGTCGGCCCCCTCCCGCGCGAGCGCCCCGGCGGTCGCCCGACCGATGCCGGAACTCGCGCCGGTGACGAGTGCAGCCGTCCCCGTGAGTGTTGATTCCACGGTCGCTTCCATGTGTCCGACATCCCATGTTCGCTTCGGTACCGGGGATACCTGAACGCCCCCGGCACGCGGCGTCTCGGCCGTATCGACCGCTATCACAAGCGGCTTTCGCGTCCGGGGCGATGCCGACGTATGACCACGCAGGGTGGACCCCCTCGCATCGACCACGTGACGATCGCGGGGCGGGACCTGGACGCACTCGAGGCGGCGTTCGAACGGGTCGGGATCGACCCGGAGTACGGCGGCAGACACGAGTCGTCGGTGACCCACATGTCGGTGGTCGGGTTCGCGGACGGCACGTACGTCGAACTCCTCGGGAAGGCGGAACCGGGGACGGCAGACTTCTGGGACGCCCACATCGACGGCGACGCCGGCCCGTGCGCCTGGGCCGTGCGAACCGACGACATCGACGGCGCGACCGAGGCACTCGTGGAGGCGGGCGTCGCGGTCGACGGGCCGTTCCCCTACAGCCGCGACCGCCCGGACGGGACCACCGCCGAGTGGAAACTCACCTTCCCCGGGGAGGGCGAACCGGGCGAGCTGTTGCCGTTCCTCATCGAGGACGTCACGCCGAGGAGCCGGCGGGTTCGACCGACCCCGTCCGCCGTCGAGTCGGGGCTCTCGGGGGTCCACACCGTCGTCATCGCGGTCGAGGACCTCGACGGGCCGATCGAGCAACTCCGGTCCGCGCTCGGGCTCTCCGCGCCGACGCGCGGGCGGGTCGAGCGGGGTCGGCTCGCGGGCAACGCGGCGGCATTCGCGGACGCGCCGGTGGCCCTCCTCGCGCCCGGAGGGACCGACGGCTGGGTGGAGGACCGCCTGGAACGGGTCGGTCCCGGCCCGTGTGCGTTCCTGTTCGGCGACGCCGGCGACGACGTCGATCGGTTCCCCGTCGGCGAGCGGTGCGAGTTCGGGCCGCTGGACGTCGCCCTCCTCGATCCCGACCGCGTCGGTGGCATCGAGCTCCTCGGGATCGTGGACGCCGAGGGGGCCGAAGGCGGTCGGTCGTGACCGTCCGCGGCGGGAGTTCGTCACCGGAACGCCCCGACCCGGACCGTCCTCAATCCTGCACGAACAGCACTTTCCCGTACAGCTCCCGATCGTCCATCTTCCGGAACGCGGTGTCGTACTCGGACAGCGGGTAGGTCTCCTGGATCACGGGCTCGATCGTTCCGTCCCAGACGTACCCACAGAGCTCCTCGAGTTCGTGGGGGAGCGCCCCCGAACTCCCGACGAGATCGAGCTGGCGGATGAACAGGAGCCGGAGCTCG
Protein-coding regions in this window:
- a CDS encoding VOC family protein; this translates as MTTQGGPPRIDHVTIAGRDLDALEAAFERVGIDPEYGGRHESSVTHMSVVGFADGTYVELLGKAEPGTADFWDAHIDGDAGPCAWAVRTDDIDGATEALVEAGVAVDGPFPYSRDRPDGTTAEWKLTFPGEGEPGELLPFLIEDVTPRSRRVRPTPSAVESGLSGVHTVVIAVEDLDGPIEQLRSALGLSAPTRGRVERGRLAGNAAAFADAPVALLAPGGTDGWVEDRLERVGPGPCAFLFGDAGDDVDRFPVGERCEFGPLDVALLDPDRVGGIELLGIVDAEGAEGGRS